A stretch of the Chroogloeocystis siderophila 5.2 s.c.1 genome encodes the following:
- a CDS encoding GNAT family N-acetyltransferase translates to MNKNSPRDITVRKARQEDAEAICHVHCVSVRTLCANNYTPEQIEAWIGSSEPENFRKALLERGEIVFVAEIAGAIAGFSSLFKNEIYAVYVHPDYTRRGVGTRLLNAVEKEAIFQHITKLKLIASTTSEPFYQAHGYQVLERSFHALSSGTQIPCVYMEKLLNETNFSTVY, encoded by the coding sequence CTCACCGAGAGATATTACAGTACGCAAAGCAAGGCAAGAAGATGCAGAAGCTATATGTCATGTGCATTGTGTATCTGTACGTACATTATGTGCAAACAATTACACACCTGAGCAAATTGAAGCCTGGATAGGTAGCTCTGAACCAGAAAATTTTCGCAAAGCACTACTCGAAAGAGGTGAAATAGTATTTGTTGCTGAAATTGCGGGAGCGATTGCAGGATTTTCTTCTTTGTTCAAAAATGAAATATATGCTGTCTATGTTCATCCTGATTACACTCGTCGAGGAGTGGGTACGCGGCTTCTGAATGCTGTAGAAAAAGAAGCAATATTTCAACATATCACAAAGCTCAAACTTATAGCTTCAACAACATCTGAGCCTTTTTATCAAGCACATGGCTATCAAGTATTGGAACGCTCATTTCATGCCTTGAGTTCCGGCACACAAATTCCTTGCGTTTATATGGAAAAGTTATTAAATGAAACGAATTTTAGCACAGTGTATTAA
- a CDS encoding ABC transporter permease — MKRILAQCIKELAQFRRDRLTVALAILLPLATLFIFGFAIRLEATNIPIVIQDLNNSPLSRSYIEQLMATNQFQPTRWENNIVEALERGIANAGAIIPPDFDAQINSNQPTTIQVLIDGTDANNARIIQNSFRATTNAFLQTSGIQQEQPNIVARIRIWFNPGRRESLYIVPGVYGVILWIYPSLLAAIAMVREKERGTILQVYASSLTAAELLLGKGLAYFLIGIAQAIVIISLGSLLFQLSFAVEPTAFILGTSLYLWTSVLFGLLIGVRASNQNAAVQGVATIGFLSSLLLSGFIYPLSNIPFPLSLISSILPARYYIELSRDAFVRGTGWIGVWFIPLVLIVIGLLLFNTARKALSRMQLPY; from the coding sequence ATGAAACGAATTTTAGCACAGTGTATTAAAGAACTAGCACAATTTCGACGCGATCGCCTTACGGTTGCGTTAGCAATTTTATTACCTTTAGCCACTTTATTTATTTTTGGTTTTGCGATTCGTTTAGAAGCAACAAATATTCCGATTGTCATTCAAGACTTAAATAATAGTCCGCTTAGTCGTAGTTATATTGAGCAATTAATGGCGACGAATCAATTTCAACCTACGCGCTGGGAAAATAACATAGTAGAAGCATTAGAAAGAGGAATTGCCAATGCAGGTGCAATCATTCCGCCTGATTTTGACGCACAAATTAACTCAAATCAACCTACTACCATACAAGTGTTAATTGATGGGACTGACGCTAACAATGCCAGAATTATTCAAAACTCATTTAGAGCGACAACCAATGCTTTTTTACAAACTTCTGGTATCCAACAAGAACAGCCTAATATTGTAGCGAGAATTCGGATATGGTTTAATCCAGGACGTCGAGAGTCCTTGTATATTGTCCCTGGAGTTTATGGCGTAATTTTGTGGATTTATCCGTCATTGCTGGCGGCGATCGCAATGGTACGCGAAAAAGAACGCGGTACGATTCTACAAGTTTACGCTTCCAGCCTCACCGCTGCCGAATTATTATTAGGTAAAGGACTTGCTTATTTCCTGATTGGTATTGCCCAAGCAATTGTCATTATCAGCCTAGGTTCACTCTTATTTCAGCTAAGTTTTGCTGTTGAACCAACAGCGTTTATTCTGGGAACTTCACTTTATTTATGGACAAGTGTATTATTTGGTTTACTCATCGGAGTCAGAGCGAGTAATCAAAACGCTGCGGTACAAGGAGTTGCAACAATTGGTTTTCTTTCGTCACTCTTACTGTCTGGCTTTATATATCCTTTGAGTAACATTCCTTTTCCACTATCGCTCATTTCTAGTATTTTACCCGCTCGCTACTACATCGAACTCAGCCGCGATGCATTTGTCCGTGGTACAGGTTGGATAGGAGTTTGGTTTATTCCCCTAGTTCTCATAGTTATCGGCTTGCTACTATTTAACACAGCAAGAAAAGCATTAAGCCGAATGCAATTACCATACTAA
- a CDS encoding ABC transporter permease — MKFLIHLLESRFWALCIKEINQIIRNKQLLFLLLFPPTVQLLIFGFALNADVQNLKLGIVDYANTYESRELVAALTENQIFIPQNYSLSQEEIAQQVRLGQITAGLVIPPEFNRDLAQNRTAEVQVIIDGVDANTAGIASGYATQIVNQYSRSLDENLTPPLVQAQSVFFYNPGLLSSWFLVPGVLGTVITLTSTLVSSTTLVREKDSGTLEQLLMTPADAWEILLAKIAPLFVLLMGDILLALSVARIVFRVPLQGSLLLFLTLGGLYLFVGIGFGLMLATLAKNQQQVVLTSFFINLPLIQLSGAIAPIESMPVFFQYLSLLNPLRHFVAISRGILLKGVGIDILFPHVLALFTFVVVLLTVSVNRFRSQLS, encoded by the coding sequence ATGAAATTCCTTATTCACCTTCTAGAAAGTCGCTTTTGGGCATTATGTATTAAAGAAATTAATCAAATAATAAGAAACAAACAATTACTTTTTTTACTATTATTTCCACCAACAGTACAACTTTTAATCTTTGGTTTTGCACTTAATGCCGATGTCCAAAACCTCAAGTTAGGAATTGTAGATTATGCTAATACCTACGAAAGTCGCGAGTTAGTTGCTGCATTAACAGAAAATCAAATCTTTATTCCGCAAAATTACAGTTTGAGTCAAGAAGAAATTGCGCAGCAAGTACGCCTGGGACAAATTACGGCTGGGCTAGTGATTCCTCCAGAGTTTAATCGCGATTTGGCACAAAATAGAACTGCGGAAGTGCAAGTGATAATTGATGGAGTTGATGCAAATACCGCAGGAATTGCTAGCGGTTATGCTACTCAGATCGTTAATCAGTATAGTCGAAGTTTAGATGAGAATCTGACACCACCTTTAGTACAAGCACAAAGCGTTTTCTTCTACAATCCTGGTTTATTAAGTAGTTGGTTTTTAGTTCCTGGAGTCTTGGGAACCGTAATTACCTTAACAAGTACACTTGTCTCCTCTACAACATTGGTACGCGAAAAAGACTCTGGAACGTTAGAACAATTGTTAATGACTCCCGCAGATGCTTGGGAAATTCTATTAGCAAAAATTGCTCCATTGTTTGTGCTGTTGATGGGAGATATACTATTAGCACTCAGCGTCGCTCGTATCGTTTTTAGAGTACCGCTACAAGGAAGCTTGTTGCTATTTTTGACGCTTGGGGGACTTTACTTATTTGTAGGAATTGGTTTTGGATTGATGTTAGCGACTCTAGCAAAAAACCAGCAACAGGTCGTTTTAACTTCATTTTTTATCAATTTACCACTAATTCAACTTTCAGGAGCGATCGCACCGATTGAAAGTATGCCAGTTTTCTTTCAATACCTCTCACTACTCAATCCCCTGCGTCACTTTGTCGCCATCTCTCGCGGAATTCTCCTAAAAGGTGTTGGTATTGATATTTTATTCCCGCACGTGTTGGCACTTTTCACTTTTGTTGTCGTTTTGTTGACAGTGAGTGTCAATCGCTTTCGGAGTCAGTTGAGTTAA
- a CDS encoding carbohydrate kinase family protein has protein sequence MTNPRVLCLGEILFDCLADQIGRSLEQVESWTPYPGGAPANVACASVKLGTPSGFVGCVGEDEPGNALVQLLQKVGVDTTGVQRHPSAPTRQIYVVRSESGDRTFAGFGEFKTEDFADTYLQADKLPVQLFESADFLVLGTLELAYPDSRAAVFRALDLAEQYNVKIVLDVNWRSVFWDSEATAREIIPKLYNRIDFLKLSQEEAEWLFETTDPGAINYRLESIEGVLITAGEHGCAYCLGENEGKVPSFPVKVVDTTGAGDSFLAAFIHQLNQQGISSLQDPNVARYIVKYANAAGALTTTKPGAIASQPTAAEVESFLATNH, from the coding sequence ATGACAAATCCGCGTGTGTTATGCCTGGGGGAAATTTTATTTGATTGCCTTGCCGATCAAATCGGGCGATCACTTGAACAAGTCGAATCGTGGACACCATACCCAGGAGGCGCACCGGCAAACGTCGCGTGTGCTTCAGTTAAGCTAGGAACACCCTCTGGATTTGTGGGGTGTGTCGGTGAAGATGAGCCAGGAAACGCCCTTGTACAGCTATTACAAAAAGTAGGTGTAGATACTACAGGCGTGCAACGTCATCCTAGCGCACCGACGCGACAAATTTATGTGGTACGTTCGGAATCTGGCGATCGCACGTTTGCAGGTTTTGGCGAATTTAAAACCGAAGACTTTGCAGATACGTACTTGCAAGCTGACAAGTTACCCGTACAACTCTTTGAAAGCGCCGACTTTCTTGTCTTAGGAACTTTAGAACTCGCTTATCCAGATAGCCGCGCTGCGGTCTTTCGCGCTTTAGACTTAGCTGAGCAGTATAATGTAAAAATTGTCTTAGATGTCAACTGGCGTTCGGTATTCTGGGATAGTGAGGCGACTGCACGCGAAATTATTCCCAAACTTTACAACCGCATCGATTTTCTCAAACTTTCACAAGAAGAAGCCGAATGGTTATTTGAAACCACCGATCCAGGCGCAATTAACTATCGGCTGGAATCGATTGAAGGCGTACTTATCACCGCTGGCGAACATGGCTGTGCTTACTGTTTAGGAGAAAATGAAGGCAAAGTTCCCAGTTTCCCCGTTAAAGTTGTCGATACTACAGGCGCAGGAGATAGCTTTCTCGCCGCGTTCATTCACCAGTTAAATCAACAAGGTATCAGTAGTTTACAAGATCCAAACGTTGCGCGCTATATCGTGAAGTATGCAAACGCCGCAGGGGCATTGACAACAACAAAACCAGGGGCGATCGCTTCGCAACCCACCGCAGCCGAAGTAGAATCGTTTCTAGCTACTAACCACTAG
- a CDS encoding SulP family inorganic anion transporter, producing MQLTNRIHFRNLRGDLFGGITAAIVSLPLALAFGVASGAGAVAGLYGAVCVGFFAALFGGTPTLISEPTGPMTVVITGIIASLTASNPENGLAMAFTVVMLAGLFQILFGVFKLGKYITLMPYSVISGFMSGIGVILIILQIAPFLGQAAPKGGVLGTVQSLPQLFSNINPAEAILGALSLAILFFMPRKFKRIVPPQLVALIVGTIVSLIFFQGVEIRRIGEIPTGLPQLQMPVFTAGQMTTMAVDGLVLGMLGCIDTLLTAVIADSITRTQHNSDKELIGQGIANMVSGLCGGLPGAGATMGTVVNIQAGASTAVSGLTRAIILLVVLLGAASLTQPIPMAVLAGIALKVGIDILDWSFLKRAHRVSLKGTLIMYGVLFLTVFVDLIVAVGVGVFIANILTIERLSQHQSQDVKVISDTDDDIILSQEEKQLLEQANSRVLLFYLSGPMIFGLSKAIAREHTAMQDHDVLILDLSDVPILGVTASLAIENAIKDAVEQGRQVFIVGATDKVKRRLERLGIFDLLPPQNVTMDRVEALRQAVEYVYRSGKITATSDLLVVGPSTAEEYSTDAPDMPLPQ from the coding sequence ATGCAATTAACTAATCGTATCCATTTTCGCAACCTGCGCGGTGATTTATTCGGTGGAATCACGGCTGCAATTGTGTCGTTACCCCTCGCGCTAGCCTTCGGTGTTGCCTCTGGCGCAGGTGCGGTAGCAGGTCTTTACGGTGCTGTTTGCGTTGGCTTTTTTGCAGCACTGTTTGGCGGTACGCCCACACTTATTTCTGAACCAACAGGACCGATGACGGTAGTCATTACTGGAATTATCGCCAGTTTGACTGCAAGCAACCCAGAAAATGGCTTAGCAATGGCGTTTACAGTCGTCATGCTAGCAGGGCTATTTCAAATCCTCTTTGGCGTATTCAAGCTGGGAAAATACATCACGTTGATGCCCTACAGCGTGATTTCAGGCTTTATGTCTGGGATTGGAGTCATCCTCATTATCTTGCAGATTGCTCCGTTTTTAGGACAAGCGGCTCCTAAAGGCGGCGTTCTCGGTACAGTGCAAAGCTTACCGCAGTTATTCTCCAATATTAATCCTGCGGAAGCTATTCTAGGCGCGCTAAGTTTGGCAATTCTGTTTTTCATGCCACGCAAATTCAAGCGCATCGTCCCACCGCAACTTGTTGCCTTGATTGTTGGCACAATAGTGTCTCTCATCTTTTTTCAAGGCGTTGAGATTCGCCGCATCGGTGAGATTCCTACCGGATTGCCACAGTTGCAAATGCCCGTCTTTACTGCCGGACAAATGACCACTATGGCAGTCGATGGTCTTGTGTTAGGAATGCTAGGATGTATTGATACCCTACTTACCGCCGTTATCGCTGATAGCATCACGCGGACACAACACAATTCAGACAAAGAACTGATTGGTCAAGGTATTGCCAACATGGTTTCTGGACTATGCGGTGGATTACCTGGCGCAGGCGCAACGATGGGGACGGTAGTTAATATCCAAGCGGGTGCTAGCACCGCAGTTTCAGGACTGACTCGCGCTATCATTTTACTCGTTGTCTTATTGGGAGCAGCAAGTTTAACGCAACCAATTCCGATGGCAGTACTCGCGGGGATTGCGCTGAAGGTGGGAATTGATATTCTTGACTGGAGTTTCCTCAAGCGCGCGCATCGAGTTTCGCTGAAGGGAACGCTGATCATGTACGGCGTGCTGTTCCTGACTGTATTTGTTGACTTGATTGTTGCAGTGGGTGTTGGCGTATTTATTGCAAACATCCTGACGATCGAACGGCTATCACAGCATCAGTCGCAAGATGTCAAAGTGATTAGCGATACGGATGATGACATTATCCTGAGTCAAGAAGAAAAGCAGCTACTTGAGCAAGCGAATAGTCGCGTGTTGCTGTTCTACCTCAGTGGACCAATGATTTTTGGATTGTCGAAAGCGATCGCCCGCGAACATACCGCAATGCAAGACCACGACGTTCTCATTTTAGATTTGAGCGATGTACCTATCCTTGGTGTAACAGCTTCATTAGCGATCGAAAATGCCATCAAGGATGCGGTAGAACAAGGACGTCAAGTCTTTATCGTTGGGGCGACAGACAAAGTCAAGCGTCGGTTAGAACGTTTGGGAATTTTCGATCTTCTTCCGCCGCAGAATGTCACGATGGATCGTGTTGAAGCTTTAAGACAAGCTGTTGAATACGTTTATCGTTCAGGAAAGATTACTGCAACCAGCGATCTTTTAGTCGTTGGTCCTAGCACTGCTGAAGAATATTCCACCGATGCGCCCGATATGCCGCTTCCACAGTAG
- a CDS encoding DUF561 domain-containing protein, with amino-acid sequence MTMHLKMQRAFEQRRVIKIISGLNNFDADRVAATVIAADRGGATFVDIAAEPELIKLARSLTDLPICVSAVAPEKFVIAQEAGADLIEIGNFDSFYAQGRRFEAAEVLALTQATRSRLPNITLSVTVPHILELDQQVQLAEELVKAGADIIQTEGGTSSQPAHSGTLGLIEKAAPTLAAAYEISRAVSVPVLCASGISSVTAPLAIAAGAAGVGVGSAINQLNSEVAMIAAVRGLVDALATRNYTLV; translated from the coding sequence ATGACAATGCATCTTAAAATGCAGCGCGCTTTTGAACAAAGACGCGTCATCAAAATCATCAGTGGCTTGAATAACTTTGACGCAGATCGAGTTGCTGCTACGGTCATTGCAGCCGATCGCGGTGGTGCTACTTTTGTCGATATTGCGGCTGAGCCTGAACTGATAAAACTTGCTCGAAGCTTGACAGATTTACCAATTTGTGTATCAGCAGTTGCACCCGAAAAGTTTGTCATTGCGCAAGAAGCTGGGGCTGATTTAATCGAGATTGGCAACTTTGATAGTTTCTACGCGCAAGGGCGGCGATTTGAAGCCGCAGAAGTGCTGGCGTTAACACAAGCTACGCGATCGCGCTTACCCAATATCACGCTATCAGTTACTGTTCCGCATATTCTCGAACTCGATCAGCAAGTGCAGCTAGCCGAAGAACTCGTCAAAGCTGGCGCTGACATTATCCAAACCGAAGGCGGAACGAGCAGTCAACCGGCGCATTCAGGAACGCTAGGACTGATTGAAAAAGCGGCACCTACTTTAGCCGCTGCTTACGAAATTTCTCGCGCTGTATCGGTTCCGGTACTCTGTGCTTCAGGAATTTCTAGCGTCACGGCACCACTGGCGATCGCCGCTGGGGCTGCGGGTGTTGGCGTTGGTTCGGCAATCAATCAGCTGAACAGCGAAGTCGCGATGATTGCTGCGGTGCGTGGCTTAGTAGATGCATTAGCGACGCGAAATTACACTTTGGTGTAA
- a CDS encoding DegT/DnrJ/EryC1/StrS family aminotransferase, protein MDLSVNIPPLDLVRQYTTIEAEVSDAVLKVLASGGYIGGPVVKDFEQQFANYTGVAECVACNSGTDALFLALKALEVGAGDEVITSPFTFFATTEVITAVGATPVFVDIDAATFNLDVEKLTAAITHKTKAIMPVHLFGQPVDMTAVMKIAQASNLYVIEDCAQSTGAMWEGQKVGSIGHIGCFSFYPTKNLGACGDGGAMTTNDAVIAAKIRMLREHGSRTRYIHEEIGVNSRLDAIQAAILQIKLRYLDHWNEQRQAIAQRYHEFLAHIPTVAIPQELTRGVGVWNQYTIRLAKNDSNYRDRVRQMLQERGVSSMVYYPLALHLQPVYENLGYQPGSLPVSEQASREVLSLPMFPEMTIEQQDKVVYTLKDCLS, encoded by the coding sequence ATGGATCTAAGCGTGAATATCCCTCCTCTAGATTTGGTGCGACAGTACACAACGATTGAAGCGGAAGTAAGTGATGCTGTTTTAAAAGTTTTGGCTTCTGGTGGTTATATTGGCGGTCCTGTTGTCAAAGACTTTGAACAGCAGTTTGCTAATTATACAGGTGTTGCTGAATGCGTTGCGTGTAATTCGGGTACAGACGCGTTATTTTTAGCACTCAAAGCCTTAGAAGTTGGTGCAGGCGATGAAGTCATTACCTCACCGTTTACTTTCTTTGCGACGACTGAGGTGATTACAGCGGTTGGTGCAACGCCTGTTTTTGTGGATATTGACGCGGCGACGTTTAATCTCGATGTAGAGAAATTAACCGCTGCAATTACGCATAAAACTAAAGCAATCATGCCCGTTCACTTGTTTGGACAGCCTGTGGATATGACGGCGGTGATGAAAATTGCCCAAGCAAGCAACTTATATGTTATTGAAGACTGCGCCCAGTCTACCGGGGCGATGTGGGAAGGGCAAAAAGTAGGTAGTATCGGGCACATTGGTTGTTTTAGTTTTTACCCGACAAAAAATCTGGGAGCGTGTGGTGATGGTGGTGCAATGACGACGAATGATGCGGTGATCGCGGCAAAAATCCGAATGCTCCGCGAACACGGTAGTAGAACGCGCTATATCCATGAAGAAATAGGCGTGAATAGCCGACTAGATGCGATCCAAGCGGCGATTTTACAAATCAAACTCCGCTATCTCGACCACTGGAACGAACAACGACAGGCGATCGCGCAACGCTATCACGAATTTTTAGCGCACATTCCCACCGTTGCGATTCCGCAGGAACTTACACGTGGTGTTGGCGTGTGGAATCAGTATACAATTCGGCTAGCAAAAAACGACAGCAACTATCGCGATCGCGTCCGTCAAATGCTGCAAGAACGCGGTGTGAGTTCGATGGTTTACTACCCGCTGGCGCTACATTTACAACCAGTTTATGAAAATCTTGGTTATCAACCAGGTAGCTTGCCAGTTTCAGAACAAGCTAGCCGCGAAGTTCTGTCTTTACCAATGTTTCCAGAAATGACAATCGAGCAGCAAGATAAGGTAGTTTATACGCTGAAAGATTGTCTGAGCTAA
- a CDS encoding ABC transporter permease, translating to MNSTGLISLDLLDLMFAVGLIAIAIGLSAWERLGLEVSLAIAAGRTILQLLVVGYILAFVFALDNPWAVLAILAVMLTIAAVVARNRISKKIPFVLPLVWGAIFLSTAVTLAYTNLLIIQPVRWYEPQYLIPLAGIVFGSAINGAAIAGERLVSTINASQLEIETHLSLGATPQQAVAQYRRDAIKAGLIPILNQMTVVGIVTLPGIITGQLLSGVDPLDAASYQILILFILAFANLITAILVTQGLCRQFFNAAAQLVK from the coding sequence ATGAACTCAACAGGATTAATTAGCTTAGATTTACTTGATTTGATGTTTGCGGTGGGATTAATTGCGATCGCCATTGGGTTATCGGCTTGGGAACGATTAGGACTCGAAGTCAGCTTAGCGATCGCCGCCGGAAGAACAATACTACAACTGTTGGTAGTTGGGTATATTTTGGCGTTTGTCTTTGCGCTGGATAATCCTTGGGCAGTTTTGGCAATTTTAGCAGTCATGCTGACGATCGCGGCGGTTGTCGCACGTAATCGTATTAGTAAAAAAATTCCTTTTGTTTTGCCGTTAGTGTGGGGAGCAATCTTTCTCAGCACGGCGGTGACGCTTGCTTACACAAACCTGCTGATTATTCAACCTGTGCGGTGGTACGAACCACAGTACCTCATTCCACTTGCAGGAATTGTTTTTGGTAGTGCGATTAATGGCGCAGCGATCGCCGGAGAACGCCTTGTCAGTACAATTAATGCAAGTCAGTTAGAAATCGAAACGCATTTAAGTTTAGGTGCAACTCCCCAACAAGCCGTCGCACAGTATCGCCGAGATGCCATCAAAGCGGGACTTATTCCGATTCTTAACCAAATGACTGTCGTAGGGATTGTGACACTTCCAGGAATTATTACAGGTCAACTCTTGAGTGGTGTCGATCCCCTCGATGCGGCATCGTACCAAATATTAATTTTGTTTATTCTGGCGTTTGCTAACTTAATTACGGCAATATTAGTGACACAAGGGCTCTGTAGACAGTTCTTTAATGCTGCCGCACAGTTGGTCAAGTAG
- a CDS encoding SDR family oxidoreductase, whose amino-acid sequence MSSLSEQVILITGASTGIGAALAKTLSERYMGIRLAIAARSVEKLEDVADFCRKVGAEVLIVPTDLEKIEQVEAIVAKVIAHFGRIDALVNNAGYGQMGPVELIPIEAIQKQFQVNLIAPLALIRAVVPQMRNQGGGRIINISSLGGRLAFPFGGLYSSSKFALEGLSDALRMELEPFNIKVSVIEPGPVSTNFFAASAQAVEENVAAPEKSPYRTAFTKLKNLESQTSRQAWKSERVAEVIIKALVARNPRPRYVAATGGRILIFMMTKVLPTKIVDAFWQKFYGIDLVAKDWQTSQAARK is encoded by the coding sequence ATGTCTTCTTTATCGGAACAGGTAATACTGATTACTGGAGCTTCCACGGGCATTGGTGCGGCGCTGGCAAAAACTTTATCCGAGCGGTACATGGGTATTCGGTTAGCGATCGCTGCCCGCAGTGTCGAGAAACTCGAAGACGTCGCTGATTTTTGCCGCAAAGTGGGAGCCGAAGTCTTAATAGTACCTACAGATCTAGAAAAGATTGAGCAAGTTGAAGCAATCGTCGCAAAAGTCATCGCACACTTTGGTCGCATTGACGCTTTAGTGAATAATGCCGGTTACGGACAAATGGGACCTGTGGAATTGATTCCTATCGAAGCAATTCAAAAGCAATTCCAAGTTAACTTAATTGCACCACTGGCGCTGATCCGTGCTGTTGTGCCGCAAATGCGAAATCAAGGTGGCGGCAGAATTATTAATATTAGTTCCTTGGGAGGAAGATTAGCTTTTCCCTTCGGAGGTTTATATAGTTCGTCGAAATTTGCATTAGAAGGGTTGAGTGATGCCTTGCGAATGGAACTTGAGCCATTCAATATTAAAGTTAGTGTCATCGAACCTGGACCTGTTAGCACTAACTTTTTTGCCGCATCAGCCCAAGCAGTAGAAGAAAATGTTGCCGCGCCAGAAAAAAGTCCCTACCGTACGGCATTTACCAAACTCAAAAACTTAGAATCACAAACAAGTCGTCAAGCTTGGAAATCCGAGCGCGTTGCTGAAGTCATTATCAAAGCGTTAGTTGCGCGTAACCCACGTCCGCGTTATGTCGCGGCAACAGGTGGCAGAATCTTAATATTTATGATGACCAAAGTATTGCCAACAAAAATAGTAGACGCTTTTTGGCAGAAATTTTATGGTATAGATCTGGTAGCAAAAGACTGGCAAACTAGTCAAGCAGCAAGGAAGTAA
- a CDS encoding succinate--CoA ligase subunit beta, with amino-acid sequence MDLLEYQAKEWFREMGIPVLPSQRIDRPSDIKRLKIPYPVVLKSQVRVGGRGRAGGVRFVTNTIDAIAAAQTIFHLSILGELPEVLLAEAKYDADQEFYLAIVLDAAAHRPLLLGSPQGGIDVESAPELLQQVVVDQEFSPFYARRLTIKMGLHGPLIQSVSGIIEKMYQLFVQKDLDLVEINPLGVSSTGELMALDGKVSVNDRAIARHSDVAAMAEKMVQREKGRKYSLELGTWDEVDPASNIAVLGNGAGLVMATMDLLTDAGSKPAICLNIGHGRSWNATTPSFSDRLQQGLEFLSEQKNIQVVLVNILGTVPTPAELAQVIVNFVQRRERMTTNRSRTQSYSPRVIVRFAGAEIDAAKEQLATVQVSVAESLDEAVSQVARFAKSSGRRK; translated from the coding sequence ATGGATCTATTAGAGTACCAAGCAAAGGAATGGTTTAGGGAGATGGGCATACCTGTCTTGCCGTCGCAACGCATTGACCGCCCTAGCGATATCAAACGGCTCAAAATTCCTTATCCTGTGGTACTTAAGTCGCAAGTACGTGTTGGTGGTCGAGGTAGGGCAGGAGGAGTGCGATTTGTGACGAATACAATCGATGCGATCGCCGCTGCGCAAACAATTTTTCATTTATCAATTTTGGGTGAATTACCCGAAGTCTTGCTCGCAGAAGCCAAATACGACGCGGATCAAGAGTTTTATTTAGCTATCGTCTTAGATGCAGCGGCGCATCGACCACTACTTTTAGGTTCTCCCCAAGGTGGTATTGATGTCGAATCAGCACCCGAACTCTTACAGCAAGTCGTCGTTGACCAAGAATTTTCCCCATTTTATGCGCGACGCTTAACGATCAAAATGGGTCTACACGGACCGCTAATTCAATCAGTCAGTGGCATCATCGAGAAAATGTATCAGTTGTTCGTACAGAAAGACCTAGACTTAGTGGAAATTAATCCTCTCGGTGTCAGTTCGACAGGAGAACTTATGGCACTCGATGGCAAAGTCAGCGTCAACGACCGCGCGATCGCGCGTCATTCTGATGTCGCCGCGATGGCGGAAAAAATGGTACAGCGCGAGAAAGGACGCAAGTATTCGCTAGAATTAGGAACTTGGGATGAAGTCGATCCGGCAAGCAATATCGCGGTTTTGGGTAACGGCGCAGGTTTAGTCATGGCGACGATGGATTTACTTACCGATGCTGGAAGTAAGCCAGCAATTTGTCTCAATATTGGACATGGCAGAAGTTGGAATGCAACAACACCCAGCTTTAGCGATCGCCTGCAACAAGGACTCGAATTCTTGAGCGAACAAAAAAATATTCAAGTTGTGTTAGTTAATATTCTCGGTACGGTGCCAACCCCCGCAGAACTAGCACAAGTGATTGTGAATTTTGTGCAGCGTCGAGAACGAATGACCACTAACAGATCGCGTACGCAATCATACTCGCCACGCGTCATTGTGCGGTTTGCAGGTGCAGAGATAGACGCTGCGAAAGAACAACTTGCTACAGTGCAAGTCTCTGTTGCTGAAAGTCTAGATGAAGCGGTATCACAAGTAGCGCGTTTTGCCAAGTCCTCTGGAAGAAGAAAATGA